In Rhizobium sp. ARZ01, a genomic segment contains:
- a CDS encoding thiamine pyrophosphate-binding protein, translating to MRTGGQLIVDALVANGVRRISCVPGESYLAVLDALHDTDIDVLVCRQEGGAAMMADCWGRLTGEPGICMVTRGPGATNASAGLHIAKQDSIPMILFIGQVQREAREREAFQEIEYRRAFTEVAKWVAEIDDPKRIPEFVTRAFAVATSGRPGPVVLALPEDILTETVEATAAQPYTPVEAHPGPKQLAQLKGMLDRAERPVVILGGTRWDEESVAGITALAERWALPVSCSFRRQMLFDHLHPNYAGDSGIGINPALGKEIREADLVVLLGGRYSEMPSSGYTLLDSPYPKQTLVHVHPDASELGRVYRPELAICASASDFVAGLADLAPASPPRWAERTKAMHAAYLAWSTPPAAGPGDVQMGPIMSWLEENVPEDTIFANGAGNYATWVHRFHRFRRFATQAAPTSGSMGYGLPAAVAAKQLFPEREVICFAGDGCFLMHGQEFATAVRYNLPIITVVVNNGIYGTIRMHQERDYPGRVSATDLTNPDFAAYAVSFGGHGETVTKTEEFAPAFLRARASGKPSIIEVKLDPEAITPTRTLSQIRDNR from the coding sequence ATGAGAACCGGTGGACAACTGATCGTCGATGCCCTCGTCGCCAATGGCGTCCGACGCATCTCGTGCGTGCCCGGCGAAAGCTACCTCGCGGTGCTCGATGCCCTGCATGACACCGACATCGACGTGCTCGTCTGCCGCCAGGAAGGCGGCGCGGCGATGATGGCCGACTGCTGGGGCCGGCTGACCGGCGAGCCCGGCATCTGCATGGTCACGCGCGGTCCTGGCGCCACCAACGCGTCCGCCGGGCTGCACATCGCCAAGCAGGATTCGATCCCGATGATCCTCTTCATCGGCCAGGTCCAGCGCGAGGCACGCGAGCGCGAGGCCTTCCAGGAGATCGAGTACCGCCGCGCCTTCACCGAGGTCGCCAAGTGGGTGGCCGAAATCGATGATCCCAAACGCATTCCCGAATTCGTCACCCGCGCCTTCGCGGTCGCGACCTCGGGACGGCCGGGACCTGTCGTGCTTGCACTGCCGGAGGATATCCTGACCGAGACGGTCGAGGCGACGGCAGCACAGCCCTATACGCCGGTCGAGGCCCATCCGGGGCCGAAGCAGCTGGCGCAGTTGAAGGGAATGCTGGACAGGGCCGAACGACCCGTCGTCATTCTCGGCGGGACCCGCTGGGACGAGGAAAGTGTCGCCGGCATCACGGCCCTTGCCGAACGCTGGGCGTTGCCGGTTTCCTGCTCGTTCCGCCGGCAGATGTTGTTCGATCACCTGCACCCGAACTATGCAGGCGATTCCGGCATCGGCATCAACCCGGCACTCGGCAAGGAAATCCGCGAGGCGGACCTCGTCGTCCTGCTCGGCGGCAGGTACTCGGAGATGCCATCCTCGGGCTACACGCTGCTCGACAGCCCCTACCCGAAGCAGACGCTCGTGCATGTGCATCCCGACGCCTCAGAGCTCGGCCGCGTCTACCGGCCGGAGCTTGCGATCTGCGCCAGCGCTTCGGACTTCGTTGCCGGTCTCGCCGACCTGGCTCCCGCCTCCCCGCCCCGCTGGGCCGAACGGACGAAAGCGATGCATGCAGCCTATCTCGCCTGGTCGACACCGCCTGCGGCCGGTCCCGGCGACGTGCAGATGGGACCGATCATGAGCTGGCTCGAAGAGAACGTGCCGGAGGATACGATCTTCGCCAACGGCGCGGGCAATTATGCGACCTGGGTGCACCGGTTCCACCGGTTCCGCCGCTTTGCGACGCAAGCGGCTCCGACTTCAGGCTCGATGGGCTATGGTTTGCCCGCCGCGGTGGCCGCCAAGCAACTTTTCCCGGAACGGGAGGTCATCTGCTTTGCCGGCGACGGCTGCTTCCTCATGCACGGGCAGGAGTTTGCGACCGCCGTTCGCTATAACCTCCCGATCATCACTGTCGTTGTGAACAACGGCATATACGGCACGATCCGCATGCATCAGGAGCGCGATTATCCGGGCCGCGTCAGCGCGACAGACCTGACCAATCCGGATTTTGCAGCCTATGCCGTTTCATTTGGCGGCCATGGCGAAACGGTCACCAAGACCGAGGAGTTCGCCCCGGCATTCCTGCGGGCCCGTGCGAGCGGCAAGCCGTCGATCATCGAGGTCAAGCTCGATCCGGAAGCGATAACGCCCACGCGTACGCTCTCGCAGATCAGGGATAACCGATAG
- a CDS encoding oligopeptide/dipeptide ABC transporter ATP-binding protein yields the protein MNSPAEPLLRIEDLSVHFPTSNGLFGGRQLLHAVNNLNLTLNKGECLSIVGESGCGKSTLALSIVGLQKPTTGAIYFEGKEITGKNPPSRLDRARMAQMVFQDPYASLNPRQTIYTSLAAPLKLQGVTNRSELDARIEEILRHVGLKPEQAKRFPHEFSGGQRQRIGIARALVLNPKIIVLDEPVSALDVSIRAQIINLLLELKEKLELSYIMISHDLSVVEHMSDRVGVMFFGQIVELGSWDKIFTNPTHPYTRRLLSAIPDPFMEVADEAPLEGVAPSPPPGFRFYPETFTGHDVYSAPAPSELVEIGEWHKVRLAMS from the coding sequence ATGAATAGTCCCGCCGAACCGCTTCTGCGTATCGAAGATCTCAGCGTCCACTTTCCGACAAGCAACGGGCTTTTCGGCGGCAGGCAGTTGCTGCACGCGGTGAACAACCTCAATCTGACGCTGAACAAGGGCGAGTGCCTGTCGATCGTCGGCGAATCCGGATGCGGGAAATCGACGCTCGCCCTTTCCATCGTCGGCCTGCAAAAGCCGACGACCGGCGCCATCTATTTCGAAGGCAAGGAAATCACCGGTAAGAATCCGCCGTCTCGGCTGGATCGCGCGCGTATGGCGCAGATGGTGTTCCAGGACCCCTATGCCTCGCTTAACCCGCGCCAGACGATCTATACCTCGCTTGCCGCTCCACTGAAGCTGCAAGGGGTGACGAACAGGAGCGAACTTGACGCGCGTATCGAGGAGATCCTGCGCCATGTCGGGCTGAAACCGGAACAGGCGAAGCGCTTCCCGCACGAATTCTCCGGCGGCCAACGCCAGCGCATCGGCATTGCCCGTGCGCTCGTGCTCAATCCGAAGATTATCGTGCTGGACGAACCGGTCTCAGCACTCGACGTCTCCATCCGCGCCCAGATCATCAACCTGCTGTTGGAACTGAAGGAGAAACTTGAGCTCTCCTATATCATGATCAGCCACGACCTCAGCGTGGTGGAGCATATGAGCGATCGCGTCGGCGTGATGTTCTTCGGCCAGATCGTCGAACTCGGATCGTGGGACAAGATCTTTACCAACCCGACGCACCCCTATACGCGCCGGCTTCTCAGCGCCATTCCCGATCCCTTCATGGAGGTGGCCGACGAGGCACCGCTAGAGGGCGTGGCACCTTCGCCTCCCCCCGGCTTCCGGTTCTATCCGGAGACGTTCACCGGCCATGACGTCTATAGCGCCCCCGCGCCATCCGAACTCGTCGAGATCGGTGAGTGGCACAAAGTGCGCCTTGCGATGTCTTGA
- a CDS encoding amidohydrolase, with translation MAENSHIQADTILYNGVIWRGFDEGTTDALAIWGDKVLAVGSNDEILSLKGERTKLIDLKGQFATPGLNDSHLHLISLGLTLNWIDATPKSAPTLESLLDAIKKQVAILPAGTWIRARGYDQTKLDVGRHPHKSELDAVAPNHPVMVVRACGHVSIFNSEAFRLAGVDESTPVPEGGLIEQKNGVLTGMVAENAQGLVRAAIPDPDEDMMVDAIEAGGNLLLSYGITSVMDAAVGQVAGFNEIRAYHLAKLKNRLPVRTWLTLLGDPGVSVVPQCYEAGLVTGVGDDMLTVGAVKLFLDGSAGGRTAWMTKPYLGDDDNHGVQILTDEALQELVLDAHSKGYQLACHAIGDGAIEQLITAYEKALEAMPDPDRRHRIEHCGFSSEAQHKRMAKAGIYPCPQQVFIYDFGDAYVSVLGEERALSSYPLKTWMDLGFKPATGSDSPVCHPNPFPNVYSMLTRKTGKGTVMDAKERVTIERALQAYTEYGAFSQKMEKVKGKLVPGQVADIAVFSRNMLTAAPEEILDGTECVLTIRGGEVVFERRA, from the coding sequence GTGGCTGAAAATTCGCATATTCAAGCAGATACGATTCTGTACAACGGTGTCATCTGGCGTGGCTTCGACGAAGGCACGACTGATGCGTTGGCGATCTGGGGCGACAAGGTTCTCGCCGTCGGCTCGAACGACGAGATCTTGTCGCTTAAGGGTGAGCGCACGAAACTCATCGACCTAAAGGGTCAGTTCGCCACGCCCGGCCTGAACGACTCCCACCTCCACCTGATTTCCCTCGGACTGACGCTCAACTGGATCGACGCAACGCCGAAGTCCGCACCGACACTCGAAAGCCTACTGGACGCGATCAAGAAACAGGTCGCCATACTTCCCGCCGGCACATGGATCCGTGCACGCGGCTACGACCAGACCAAGCTCGACGTAGGGCGCCACCCGCACAAGTCGGAACTCGACGCGGTCGCCCCGAACCATCCGGTGATGGTCGTTCGCGCCTGCGGCCACGTCTCGATTTTCAATTCGGAGGCCTTCCGCCTGGCCGGCGTGGACGAGAGCACGCCCGTTCCAGAGGGCGGGCTGATCGAACAGAAGAATGGCGTGCTCACGGGCATGGTGGCCGAGAATGCACAGGGCCTCGTGCGTGCGGCAATCCCGGATCCCGACGAAGACATGATGGTGGATGCCATCGAGGCGGGCGGAAACCTGCTGCTCTCCTACGGTATCACCAGCGTCATGGATGCGGCGGTCGGCCAGGTTGCCGGTTTCAACGAAATCCGTGCCTACCATCTCGCCAAGCTCAAGAACCGTCTGCCGGTGCGCACCTGGCTGACCCTGCTCGGCGACCCGGGCGTGTCAGTCGTCCCACAGTGCTACGAGGCTGGCCTCGTCACCGGCGTCGGCGACGACATGCTGACTGTGGGCGCCGTGAAGCTGTTCCTGGACGGGTCTGCTGGCGGACGCACCGCCTGGATGACGAAGCCCTATCTCGGCGACGACGACAACCACGGCGTCCAGATCCTCACGGACGAAGCGCTGCAGGAACTGGTGCTCGATGCGCATTCGAAGGGCTACCAGCTCGCCTGCCATGCCATCGGTGACGGCGCGATCGAGCAGCTCATCACGGCCTATGAAAAGGCGCTCGAAGCCATGCCCGATCCCGATCGGCGCCACCGGATCGAGCATTGCGGCTTCTCGTCGGAGGCGCAGCACAAGCGCATGGCCAAGGCAGGCATCTATCCCTGCCCGCAGCAGGTGTTCATCTACGATTTCGGCGACGCCTACGTCTCCGTGCTCGGTGAAGAGCGGGCTCTGTCGAGCTATCCGCTGAAGACCTGGATGGACCTCGGCTTCAAGCCGGCCACGGGCAGCGATTCACCTGTCTGCCACCCGAACCCGTTCCCGAACGTCTACAGCATGCTCACGCGGAAGACTGGCAAGGGAACCGTGATGGATGCGAAGGAACGGGTGACGATCGAGCGTGCCCTGCAGGCCTATACCGAGTATGGCGCCTTCTCGCAGAAGATGGAGAAGGTGAAGGGCAAGCTGGTGCCGGGACAGGTGGCCGATATCGCCGTCTTCTCGCGCAACATGCTGACGGCTGCGCCCGAAGAGATCCTCGACGGCACCGAGTGCGTGCTGACCATCCGCGGCGGCGAGGTGGTTTTCGAAAGACGTGCATAA
- a CDS encoding ABC transporter permease — protein MLRFIIRRVLQIVPTVVAVSLLIFFIFSVVPGSIASSMFANSKGNNDPKLVEKINKEFGLDQPVYVRFGNYMAKLAQFDLGTSFRTRQPVATEINARMWATLKLAFAAMGIAAVIGVPLGFIAALRPGSLLDSVTMIGAISGLSLPQFWVGLICMYVFALTLGWLPSFGYGDGGIRNLILPAITLGVAPLALLARTTRAAVLEVMNADYVRTARSKGMSSFRVVKWHVMRNALVLIITTIGLQFGSMMGQAVVIEKLFSWPGMGSLLIDSVALRDIPVVQGCILVIVLWFLIINTVVDILYAVIDPRISHE, from the coding sequence GTGCTACGCTTCATCATACGCCGCGTTCTGCAGATCGTTCCGACGGTCGTGGCAGTCTCGCTGCTCATCTTTTTCATCTTCAGTGTCGTGCCCGGCAGCATCGCTTCCAGCATGTTCGCCAACAGCAAGGGGAACAATGACCCGAAGCTTGTCGAGAAGATCAACAAGGAATTCGGGCTCGACCAGCCGGTCTATGTGCGCTTCGGCAACTACATGGCCAAACTCGCGCAATTCGACCTCGGCACGTCCTTCCGCACCCGCCAGCCGGTTGCCACTGAAATCAACGCCCGCATGTGGGCGACACTCAAGCTCGCCTTTGCCGCCATGGGGATCGCCGCCGTCATCGGCGTGCCGCTCGGCTTTATTGCCGCCCTGCGCCCCGGAAGCCTGCTCGACAGCGTAACGATGATCGGGGCGATCTCCGGCCTGTCACTGCCGCAATTCTGGGTCGGCCTGATCTGCATGTACGTCTTCGCGCTGACACTCGGCTGGCTGCCCAGTTTTGGCTATGGCGACGGCGGCATTCGCAACCTCATCCTGCCGGCCATCACGCTCGGTGTCGCGCCGCTCGCCCTTCTCGCCCGCACGACACGCGCCGCCGTCCTCGAAGTCATGAACGCGGATTATGTCCGTACCGCCCGCTCCAAGGGCATGAGCAGCTTCCGTGTCGTCAAATGGCATGTCATGCGCAACGCGCTGGTGCTGATCATCACGACCATCGGGCTGCAGTTCGGCTCGATGATGGGCCAGGCCGTCGTGATCGAGAAGCTGTTTTCGTGGCCGGGCATGGGCTCGCTGTTGATCGATAGCGTGGCCCTTCGCGACATTCCCGTCGTCCAGGGCTGCATCCTCGTGATCGTCCTCTGGTTCCTGATCATCAACACGGTCGTCGACATCCTCTATGCCGTCATCGACCCCCGGATAAGCCACGAGTAG
- a CDS encoding ABC transporter ATP-binding protein — protein MTSAPLLEVRDLNIDMMSGRQRLNVVENVSFSIGRGETFGLVGESGCGKSITALSMIGLLKAPLTVSSGAIRFDGQDLRTLPKRAMRKLRGSRIAMIFQEPMTALNPLAPVGRQIAEMFVLHQGATWAEAEKKAIAALASVHVPAPEKRAKAYPHQLSGGMRQRVMIAIALSCNPDLLIADEPTTALDVTVQAEILKLVQELCTARGTAVLMISHDLGVIAKMCQRVGIMYAGNLVEERPVADIFRQPRHPYTKGLLNSLPRLGTRELHERKRLQEIEGVVPPITAFPAGCRFEPRCGRASEICVAQQPGETPLDHHGFVRCHHHE, from the coding sequence ATGACCAGCGCCCCGCTCCTTGAGGTCCGTGACCTCAACATCGACATGATGTCCGGCAGACAGCGGCTGAACGTCGTGGAAAACGTCTCCTTTTCGATCGGACGCGGCGAGACCTTCGGGCTGGTCGGCGAAAGCGGCTGTGGCAAGAGCATCACCGCATTGTCGATGATCGGCCTTCTGAAAGCGCCGCTCACCGTTTCCAGCGGCGCGATCCGTTTCGACGGCCAGGACCTGCGCACCCTTCCAAAACGCGCCATGCGCAAGCTGCGCGGGAGCCGCATCGCCATGATCTTTCAGGAGCCGATGACGGCGCTGAACCCGCTTGCCCCGGTTGGCCGGCAGATCGCCGAGATGTTCGTGCTGCATCAGGGGGCGACCTGGGCGGAAGCCGAGAAGAAGGCGATCGCCGCGCTGGCGAGCGTGCATGTGCCGGCGCCGGAGAAGCGCGCCAAAGCCTATCCGCACCAGTTGTCCGGCGGCATGCGGCAGCGCGTGATGATCGCGATCGCGCTCTCCTGCAATCCGGACCTCCTGATCGCTGACGAACCGACCACCGCACTCGACGTGACCGTGCAGGCAGAGATTCTCAAGCTGGTGCAAGAGCTCTGCACCGCAAGAGGGACTGCCGTGCTGATGATCAGCCACGATCTCGGCGTGATCGCGAAGATGTGCCAGCGCGTCGGCATCATGTATGCCGGCAACCTCGTCGAGGAGCGGCCGGTCGCCGACATCTTCCGCCAACCCCGCCACCCCTATACAAAGGGTCTGCTCAACTCCCTCCCCAGGCTCGGCACTCGCGAACTGCATGAGCGCAAGCGCCTGCAGGAGATCGAGGGCGTCGTGCCGCCGATCACCGCTTTCCCGGCCGGGTGCCGCTTCGAGCCGCGCTGCGGCCGGGCGAGCGAAATCTGCGTCGCGCAGCAACCGGGCGAGACGCCTTTGGACCACCACGGCTTTGTCAGGTGCCATCACCATGAATAG
- a CDS encoding TIGR01244 family sulfur transferase has protein sequence MDIRAINDEYSVSGQITVEDLEEIKALGFKSIVCHRPDHEAPDQPEFSAIAARAKELGIDMTHVPVGPMGVTADAVRDMVDALDELPRPMLGYCRSGARSTNIYAQTQHIRG, from the coding sequence ATGGATATCCGCGCGATCAACGACGAATACTCGGTCTCCGGCCAGATTACGGTTGAGGATCTGGAGGAGATCAAGGCATTGGGCTTCAAGTCGATCGTCTGCCATCGGCCGGACCATGAGGCGCCCGACCAGCCGGAATTTTCGGCTATCGCGGCACGGGCGAAGGAACTGGGCATCGACATGACGCATGTTCCGGTCGGCCCGATGGGTGTGACGGCCGATGCCGTGCGCGACATGGTGGACGCGCTGGACGAACTGCCACGCCCGATGCTCGGCTACTGCCGCTCCGGCGCGCGCTCCACGAACATCTACGCCCAGACGCAGCATATTCGCGGCTGA
- a CDS encoding ABC transporter substrate-binding protein: protein MKKFALVAALATTLLAGVASIASAQEPRAGGTINFVAPYGSSFSNLDIQSSPQTQDEFYAKAIHRTLYDWDGDANKPVLELATDVTVSDDGLTYTYKLRQDAYFHNDKQMTADDIIWSYTRMMDPAKAFPPARYVSNIKGAAEYAEGKAKEISGLKKIDDFTLEMTLTSAVDPAFQFSRNNTAIYPAGEGDSDAFLSHPIGLGPYKFAEYVPGSRLTVEKWDKYYNKGKPFADKINIMIMEDSAARDVAFRNKEIDVSVLGSAQYVAYQNDPELAKGLLEVAEVYTRYVGFNPDFEPFKDKRVRQAINYAIDSDLIIKRLNKDKAYRAVGWLPTTSPAFDKDAKPYPYDPEKAKALLAEAGYADGFEFELTATQNESWGLTIVEAIIPMLEKVGVKVKAKPVESSVLSEVVPAGTFQAFMWSSESGPDPMTALQCFYSQTSQSSCNYQKFANADFDKLFEAAKNAKDDAEKNDLLRQANNLLQEEAPVWFFNYNKAVMAYQPWLHGLQPNSAELAIQSYEKLWVDETVPSDR, encoded by the coding sequence ATGAAGAAATTTGCATTGGTGGCAGCGCTTGCCACCACCCTGCTCGCAGGCGTCGCGTCGATCGCCTCGGCACAGGAACCGCGCGCGGGCGGCACGATCAACTTCGTCGCGCCCTACGGCTCCAGCTTCTCCAACCTCGACATCCAGTCCTCGCCGCAGACGCAGGACGAGTTCTACGCCAAGGCGATCCATCGCACGCTCTATGACTGGGACGGCGATGCGAACAAGCCGGTGCTGGAACTGGCGACCGACGTGACGGTTTCCGACGACGGGCTGACCTACACCTACAAGCTGCGCCAGGACGCCTACTTCCACAACGACAAGCAGATGACCGCCGACGACATCATCTGGAGCTATACCCGGATGATGGACCCGGCCAAGGCGTTTCCGCCGGCCCGCTACGTCAGCAACATCAAGGGCGCTGCCGAGTATGCCGAAGGCAAGGCCAAGGAAATCTCCGGCCTGAAAAAGATCGACGACTTCACGCTGGAAATGACGCTAACCTCGGCGGTCGACCCGGCCTTCCAGTTCTCGCGCAACAACACCGCGATCTATCCGGCCGGCGAAGGCGACAGCGACGCGTTCCTCAGCCATCCGATCGGCCTCGGCCCGTACAAGTTCGCCGAGTATGTCCCGGGCTCGCGCCTGACGGTCGAGAAGTGGGACAAGTACTACAACAAGGGCAAGCCCTTCGCCGACAAGATCAACATCATGATCATGGAAGACTCCGCCGCCCGCGACGTGGCCTTCCGCAACAAGGAAATCGACGTTTCGGTTCTAGGCTCGGCGCAGTACGTCGCCTACCAGAACGATCCGGAACTGGCGAAGGGTCTGCTCGAGGTCGCCGAAGTCTACACCCGATATGTCGGCTTCAACCCGGACTTCGAGCCGTTCAAGGACAAGCGCGTCCGCCAGGCGATCAACTACGCGATCGATTCCGACCTGATCATCAAGCGCCTTAACAAGGACAAGGCCTATCGTGCGGTCGGCTGGCTGCCGACGACTTCGCCGGCCTTCGACAAGGATGCCAAGCCCTATCCGTACGATCCGGAAAAGGCCAAGGCCCTGCTCGCCGAAGCCGGCTATGCGGATGGATTCGAGTTCGAACTGACGGCAACCCAGAACGAAAGCTGGGGCCTGACGATCGTCGAAGCGATCATTCCGATGCTGGAAAAGGTCGGCGTCAAGGTTAAGGCGAAGCCGGTTGAAAGCTCGGTTCTCTCTGAAGTCGTTCCCGCGGGCACCTTCCAGGCCTTCATGTGGTCTTCGGAAAGCGGCCCGGATCCGATGACTGCCTTGCAGTGCTTCTATTCGCAGACGAGCCAGTCCTCGTGCAACTACCAGAAGTTCGCCAATGCCGACTTCGACAAGTTGTTTGAAGCTGCGAAGAACGCCAAGGACGATGCGGAGAAGAACGATCTCCTGCGCCAGGCCAACAACCTGCTGCAGGAAGAGGCACCGGTCTGGTTCTTCAACTACAACAAGGCCGTGATGGCCTATCAGCCCTGGCTGCACGGCCTGCAGCCGAACTCGGCGGAACTGGCAATCCAGTCCTACGAGAAGCTGTGGGTGGACGAAACCGTTCCATCCGACCGCTAA
- a CDS encoding ABC transporter permease, producing the protein MRLRFNLTIGALLCLLIITAACFAPWLAHYDPIGDADLMNAELPPDAQFWFGTDAQGRDIFSRVLYGARISLTVGIGSQLINTTIGLALGVSAGYFGGWWDDFITGLTNLMLSIPSLIFALAVMAVLGPGLGSLLIALGLTNWSWTCRIARSSTLSLKKQGYVQAAKTLGYSDVRIMATQIVPNMIGPILVIATLGMGDAILAEAALSYLGLGIVPPFPSWGGMLTDARGLIALAPWAAFFPGIAIFATVLGLNLLGDGLRDYLDPHMRTRRT; encoded by the coding sequence ATGCGACTGCGTTTCAATCTGACCATCGGCGCCCTGCTCTGCCTTCTCATCATCACGGCTGCATGCTTTGCGCCGTGGCTGGCGCACTACGATCCAATCGGCGACGCCGACCTGATGAACGCCGAGCTTCCGCCGGACGCGCAATTCTGGTTCGGCACGGACGCGCAAGGCCGCGACATCTTCAGCCGCGTCCTTTACGGCGCCCGCATCTCGCTGACCGTCGGCATCGGCTCGCAGCTGATCAACACGACGATCGGTCTCGCGCTCGGTGTCTCCGCCGGCTATTTCGGCGGCTGGTGGGACGACTTTATTACCGGCCTCACCAATCTGATGCTGTCGATCCCCTCGCTGATTTTTGCGCTTGCAGTCATGGCCGTCCTCGGCCCCGGACTTGGCAGCCTCCTGATTGCGCTCGGCCTCACCAACTGGTCCTGGACCTGCCGCATCGCGCGCAGTTCCACGCTTTCCTTGAAGAAGCAGGGCTACGTGCAGGCAGCCAAGACGCTCGGCTACAGCGACGTGCGCATCATGGCGACGCAGATCGTGCCGAACATGATCGGTCCGATCCTGGTCATCGCCACGCTAGGCATGGGAGATGCGATCCTCGCCGAGGCAGCACTCTCCTATCTCGGCCTCGGGATAGTCCCCCCCTTTCCGAGCTGGGGCGGCATGCTGACGGATGCGCGCGGTCTTATTGCTCTCGCGCCCTGGGCCGCCTTCTTCCCCGGCATCGCCATCTTCGCCACTGTCCTCGGCCTCAACCTTCTCGGCGACGGTCTGCGTGACTATCTCGACCCCCATATGAGGACGCGCCGCACATGA
- a CDS encoding DUF4432 family protein, producing the protein MTLALTAENGAHSFDIALDPQSALDLREAIFRGINLAPGSAIPSDGDPRIDRALPGFMFTCGPDHIRHPEAVEGAADGRRYPLHGSLSSHPAKDILFEEDEDEVVCSARIPVSLANGETAELRRRWRADRNTGRITLDDIVTNSGNSPWPPVAMYHVNFNTRLFDETTRLTGAMLDGGSLPWRFGEGDMRIFCVSATETAVDGWADIALGPIAPLGGRSLHVRFRVDTLPYLQVWRNQSPGCHVMGLEPVSHRLAGRQELIASGEMSGFAPGDAVEYGLSFELL; encoded by the coding sequence ATGACACTCGCCCTGACAGCAGAAAACGGTGCACACAGCTTCGATATCGCACTCGACCCCCAGTCGGCGCTCGATCTGCGTGAAGCCATTTTCAGAGGCATCAATCTGGCACCTGGTTCTGCCATCCCATCGGATGGCGACCCGCGCATCGACCGGGCTCTGCCCGGCTTCATGTTCACCTGCGGCCCGGACCACATTCGCCACCCGGAGGCGGTCGAAGGAGCTGCCGACGGCAGGCGCTACCCCCTGCATGGATCGCTATCCTCGCACCCGGCCAAGGACATTCTGTTCGAGGAGGACGAGGATGAGGTGGTCTGCTCGGCGCGCATTCCGGTCTCTCTTGCCAACGGCGAAACGGCCGAACTGAGGCGTCGGTGGCGCGCGGACCGCAACACCGGTCGGATTACCCTCGATGATATCGTGACGAATTCGGGCAACAGCCCCTGGCCGCCAGTGGCGATGTACCACGTAAATTTCAACACCCGCCTGTTTGACGAGACCACGCGCCTGACCGGCGCGATGCTCGACGGCGGAAGCCTGCCCTGGCGCTTCGGTGAGGGCGACATGCGGATCTTCTGCGTCTCCGCGACCGAAACCGCGGTGGATGGCTGGGCCGACATTGCGCTCGGGCCAATCGCCCCGCTCGGCGGACGTAGCCTGCATGTGCGCTTTCGCGTCGATACGCTGCCCTATCTGCAGGTCTGGCGGAACCAGTCGCCGGGTTGCCATGTCATGGGGCTGGAGCCCGTGTCGCATCGGCTGGCGGGGCGGCAGGAACTCATCGCATCCGGCGAGATGAGCGGCTTCGCGCCGGGTGATGCGGTCGAGTACGGCCTCTCATTCGAACTGCTGTAG